The proteins below come from a single Chrysoperla carnea chromosome 1, inChrCarn1.1, whole genome shotgun sequence genomic window:
- the LOC123298998 gene encoding mitochondrial coenzyme A transporter SLC25A42, with product MDSREVKISDSVDYSVSSKPRTKLTNSEVVITSLLAGAIAGALAKTTIAPLDRTKINFQISRVPYSAGKALQFLKETYIKDGFFALWRGNTATLARIIPYAAINFTAHEQWKRILKLDQNTKENRDSHMRRFLSGSLAGVTSQSLTYPLDLARARMAVTAKDEYSTLRQVFVKIWIEEGPRTFYRGYVPTILGVIPYAGVSFFTYDTLKNSYKDYYGAFPTNPMISLVFGAVAGALGQTSSYPLDIVRRRMQTSRPKANMPKKTIIQTLIKIYREEGIIGGFFKGLSMNWVKGPIAVGISFATYDRIKEFLRDIAFKVDIV from the exons ATGGATTCAAGAGAAGTAAAAATATCAGACAGCGTTGATTACAGTGTTAGTTCAAAACCACGAACAAAGTTAACGAATTCTGAAGTAGTAATTACAAGTCTATTAGCAGGGGCAATTGCTGGTGCCTTAGCAAAAACGACAATAGCGCCTTTGGATCGCACAAAAATAAACTTCCAAATAAG CCGGGTGCCTTATTCTGCTGGGAAagctttacaatttttaaaagaaacatacATTAAAGATGGGTTTTTTGCATTATGGAGAGGTAATACAGCAACACTTGCAAGAATTATACCGTATGCTGCTATTAATTTCACTGCACACGAGCAATGGAAACGTATCTTGAAACTAGATCAAAATACGAAAGAGAA CAGGGATTCACATATGCGTCGGTTTCTTTCTGGTTCTTTAGCTGGCGTGACTTCGCAAAGTTTAACTTATCCATTAGATTTAGCGCGAGCTCGTATGGCTGTTACAGCTAAAGATGAATATTCAACTCTTAGACAG gtttttgtaaaaatttggatTGAAGAAGGTCCAAGAACATTTTATCGTGGCTACGTTCCAACCATTTTAGGTGTAATACCTTACGCGGgtgtttcattttttacatatgatactcttaaaaattcatacaaag atTATTATGGAGCATTTCCTACAAACCCAATGATTTCGCTAGTATTTGGTGCTGTAGCTGGCGCTCTTGGGCAAACTAGTAGTTATCCATTAGATATAGTTCGTAGAAGAATGCAAACTTCGCGTCCAAAAGCCAATATGCCAAAAAAGACAATAATTCAAactctaattaaaatttacag gGAGGAAGGCATCATCGGTGGTTTTTTCAAAGGGTTATCAATGAACTGGGTAAAAGGTCCAATTGCTGTTGGTATAAGTTTTGCTACATACGAtagaataaaagaatttttacgtGATATTgcttttaaagttgatattgtataa
- the LOC123299006 gene encoding calmodulin-like protein 4, which produces MARYFREQDIDEYRECFYLFSRSGQIKSLDELTVIMRSLGLSPTIAELTGYLKGKGGKMSFADFLEVMYVHARAEKLPKEIVDAFKAGDKSGSGLIPASQLRHMLQHWGERLSGREVDNIFREANVHNGGQVHYEDFIKIACAPVPDYY; this is translated from the exons atg gcCCGTTATTTTCGTGAACAAGATATAGATg AATATCGAGAATGTTTTTACCTTTTCTCACGATCCGGACAAATTAAATCACTTGATGAGTTAACTGTAATTATGAGAAGTTTGGGCTTGTCGCCAACAATTGCAGAATTGACGGGATATTTAAAAGGGAAg GGCGGAAAAATGAGCTTTGCAGATTTTTTGGAAGTAATGTATGTGCATGCGCGTGCTGAAAAATTACCTAAAGAAATAGTAGACGCTTTTAAAGCGGGCGATAAAAGTGGATCAGGATTAATACCAGCATCACAGTTACGGCACATGTTGCAACATTGGGGTGAACGTTTATCAGGACGAGAGGTAGATAATATATTTCGTGAAGCTAATGTGCATAATGGTGGCCAGGTTCATTATgaagattttatcaaaattgcttGTGCACCGGTTccagattattattaa